One Sodalis praecaptivus DNA segment encodes these proteins:
- the rsmG gene encoding 16S rRNA (guanine(527)-N(7))-methyltransferase RsmG, whose amino-acid sequence MLETLETLLGQADMALSAAQKKQLLGYVALLHKWNKAYNLTSVRSPEQMLVRHIMDSIVVNPHLRGDRFIDVGTGPGLPGIPLAIVRPEAHFTLLDSLGKRIRFLRQVQHELGLDNVTAVQSRVERFTPSAGFDGVISRAFASLGDMLTWCAALPAKEKGRFYALKGQLSEAELTALPPGFRLESVIGLQVPGLEGERHIVVVAAN is encoded by the coding sequence ATGCTTGAAACATTGGAGACCCTGCTAGGGCAGGCGGACATGGCGCTGTCGGCGGCGCAAAAAAAGCAGTTGTTGGGCTATGTCGCGCTGCTACACAAATGGAACAAGGCCTACAACCTGACGTCGGTGCGTTCCCCTGAGCAGATGCTGGTTCGCCACATCATGGACAGTATCGTCGTCAATCCCCATTTGCGCGGTGACCGCTTCATCGACGTCGGCACCGGTCCGGGGCTGCCGGGCATTCCGCTGGCTATCGTGCGGCCCGAGGCGCATTTCACTCTGCTGGACAGCCTGGGCAAGCGCATACGCTTTCTGCGCCAGGTACAGCATGAACTGGGGCTCGACAATGTCACGGCGGTGCAGAGCCGGGTAGAGCGCTTCACGCCGTCTGCGGGCTTTGACGGCGTCATAAGCCGCGCTTTCGCCTCCCTCGGCGACATGCTGACCTGGTGCGCTGCGCTGCCGGCCAAAGAAAAAGGCCGATTTTATGCGCTGAAAGGCCAGCTTTCCGAGGCGGAGCTGACAGCGCTGCCGCCGGGATTTCGGTTAGAATCGGTGATCGGGCTTCAGGTGCCTGGCCTGGAAGGTGAGCGGCATATTGTGGTGGTGGCGGCGAATTAA
- the atpI gene encoding F0F1 ATP synthase subunit I, with protein MTLALYSGKVAGKLLFAQLMTLVLFSVLFALQSPRAAASAAGGGLAAWLPNVVFMLFACRHQAQAAVSGRIAWSFAVGEGLKMAATIALLVVALGMFKAAFVPLGLTYLSVLIVQILAPAVINNKG; from the coding sequence ATGACCTTAGCCCTTTACAGCGGTAAAGTCGCTGGAAAGCTACTGTTTGCCCAGTTGATGACTTTGGTGCTGTTCAGCGTTCTGTTCGCTCTGCAAAGCCCCCGCGCCGCCGCATCAGCCGCGGGGGGCGGGCTGGCCGCCTGGTTGCCGAATGTCGTGTTCATGCTGTTTGCATGCCGTCATCAGGCCCAGGCCGCGGTCTCGGGTCGCATCGCCTGGTCGTTCGCCGTCGGCGAGGGGCTGAAAATGGCGGCGACCATCGCCTTGCTGGTCGTCGCGCTTGGGATGTTCAAGGCCGCGTTTGTCCCATTGGGCCTGACCTATTTATCGGTGCTGATTGTGCAGATATTGGCACCGGCCGTAATTAACAACAAAGGGTAA
- the atpB gene encoding F0F1 ATP synthase subunit A, which translates to MSASGEIATPQEYIGHHLNNLQLDLRTFELVNPHSAASFWVLNIDSMFFSLLLGAIFLLIFGRVAKGATSGVPGKMQTFVELVVGFVDGSVRDMFHGKSKLIAPLALTIFVWVFLMNLMDLLPIDLLPYLGEHVLGLPALRVVPSADVNITLSMALGVFILILYYSVTMKGIGGFVKELTLQPFNHPIFIPVNLILEGVSLLSKPVSLGLRLFGNMYAGELIFILIAGLLPWWSQWILNVPWAIFHILIITLQAFIFMVLTIVYLAMASEEH; encoded by the coding sequence ATGTCTGCATCAGGAGAAATCGCTACTCCACAGGAATACATAGGCCACCACCTGAACAACCTTCAGTTGGACCTGCGTACGTTTGAACTGGTTAATCCCCACTCGGCGGCGTCTTTCTGGGTCCTGAACATTGATTCCATGTTCTTCTCGCTGCTGCTGGGCGCGATTTTCCTGCTGATCTTTGGCCGCGTTGCCAAGGGCGCCACCAGCGGCGTCCCCGGGAAAATGCAGACCTTCGTCGAGCTGGTGGTCGGCTTTGTCGACGGCAGCGTGCGGGATATGTTCCACGGTAAAAGCAAACTTATTGCGCCGTTGGCGTTGACCATCTTCGTCTGGGTCTTTTTGATGAACCTGATGGATTTGCTGCCCATCGATCTGCTGCCCTATCTCGGTGAGCACGTGCTGGGCTTGCCAGCGCTGCGCGTGGTGCCCTCGGCTGACGTTAACATTACGCTGTCGATGGCGCTCGGCGTGTTTATCCTCATCCTGTATTACAGCGTGACGATGAAAGGGATCGGCGGCTTTGTTAAAGAGCTTACCCTGCAGCCGTTCAATCACCCGATTTTCATTCCCGTCAACCTGATTCTCGAAGGCGTCAGCCTGCTGTCTAAGCCAGTGTCGCTGGGCCTTCGGTTGTTTGGCAACATGTATGCAGGTGAGTTGATCTTCATCCTGATTGCCGGTCTGTTACCGTGGTGGTCGCAATGGATTCTGAATGTGCCCTGGGCCATTTTCCATATCCTGATTATTACGCTGCAAGCCTTTATCTTCATGGTCCTGACGATTGTCTATCTCGCGATGGCATCTGAAGAACATTGA
- the atpE gene encoding F0F1 ATP synthase subunit C gives MENLNMDLLYMAAAVMMGLAAIGAAIGIGILGGKFLEGAARQPDLIPLLRTQFFIVMGLVDAIPMIAVGLGLYVMFAVA, from the coding sequence ATGGAAAACCTGAATATGGATCTGCTGTACATGGCTGCCGCTGTGATGATGGGTCTGGCGGCAATCGGTGCTGCGATCGGTATCGGCATCCTGGGTGGTAAATTTTTGGAAGGCGCCGCGCGTCAGCCTGATCTGATCCCTCTGCTGCGCACGCAGTTCTTTATCGTTATGGGTCTGGTTGACGCCATCCCCATGATCGCCGTGGGCCTGGGCCTGTACGTGATGTTCGCCGTAGCCTAG
- the atpF gene encoding F0F1 ATP synthase subunit B, producing the protein MNLNATILGQAIAFVLFVLFCMKYVWPPLMAAIEKRQKEIADGLASAERAKKDLDIAQAEATDHLKQAKVEAQAIIEQANKRKAQVVDEAKAEAEAERNKILAQAQAEIDAERKRAREELRKQVAMLALAGAEKIIERSVDEAANSDIVDKIVAEL; encoded by the coding sequence GTGAATCTTAACGCAACAATCCTCGGCCAGGCCATCGCGTTTGTCCTGTTTGTGCTGTTCTGCATGAAGTATGTGTGGCCGCCGTTAATGGCCGCCATCGAGAAGCGTCAGAAAGAAATTGCTGACGGTCTGGCTTCCGCGGAACGCGCCAAAAAAGATCTGGACATCGCCCAGGCCGAAGCAACCGATCATTTGAAGCAAGCGAAGGTGGAAGCCCAGGCTATCATCGAACAGGCCAACAAGCGTAAAGCGCAAGTGGTTGATGAAGCCAAAGCCGAAGCGGAAGCGGAACGCAACAAAATCCTGGCGCAGGCGCAGGCGGAAATTGACGCCGAACGCAAGCGCGCCCGCGAGGAGTTGCGCAAGCAGGTCGCTATGCTGGCTTTGGCGGGTGCCGAGAAGATCATCGAACGTTCCGTGGATGAAGCTGCCAACAGCGACATCGTCGATAAAATTGTCGCTGAACTGTAA
- the atpH gene encoding F0F1 ATP synthase subunit delta, producing the protein MSELVTVARPYAKAAFDFAVEHQDVAHWQSMLAFSAEVSRNERIAELLSGAVAPEKLAQTFIAVCGEALDASGQNLIRVMAENGRLAVLPDVLEQFILLRAAQEATVEVDVISASALKEEQLAKISAAMEQRLSRKVKLNCKIDKSVVAGVVIRAGDMVIDGSVRGRLERLADVLQS; encoded by the coding sequence ATGTCTGAACTGGTAACTGTAGCTCGCCCCTACGCCAAAGCGGCTTTTGACTTTGCTGTCGAGCACCAGGACGTGGCGCACTGGCAGTCGATGCTGGCGTTCTCTGCCGAGGTGAGCCGCAATGAGCGGATAGCCGAACTGCTCTCGGGCGCCGTTGCGCCCGAAAAGCTGGCGCAGACGTTTATCGCGGTCTGTGGCGAGGCGCTTGATGCCTCCGGTCAGAACCTGATTCGGGTCATGGCGGAAAACGGGCGTCTGGCGGTTCTGCCCGACGTGCTGGAGCAGTTCATTCTTCTGCGCGCGGCGCAGGAGGCGACTGTGGAAGTGGATGTCATTTCCGCCAGCGCGTTGAAAGAAGAGCAACTGGCAAAAATTAGCGCCGCGATGGAGCAACGTCTGTCACGCAAAGTTAAGCTGAATTGCAAAATTGATAAGTCTGTCGTGGCCGGCGTCGTGATACGCGCGGGCGATATGGTGATAGACGGCAGCGTACGCGGTCGTCTGGAGCGCCTGGCAGACGTCTTGCAGTCTTAA
- the atpA gene encoding F0F1 ATP synthase subunit alpha encodes MQLNSTEISELIKQRIAQFNVVSEAHNEGTIVSVSDGIIRVHGLAEVMQGEMIALPGNRFAIALNLERDSVGAVVMGPYADLAEGMKVKCTGRILEVPVGRGLLGRVVNTLGAPIDGKGPLEHDGFSAVEAIAPGVIERQSVDEPVQTGYKSVDAMIPIGRGQRELIIGDRQTGKSALAIDAIINQRDSGIKCIYVAIGQKASTIANVVRKLEEHGALANTIVVVATASESAALQYLAPYAGCAMGEYFRDRGEDALIIYDDLSKQAVAYRQISLLLRRPPGREAYPGDVFYLHSRLLERASRVNAEYVENYTKGEVKGKTGSLTALPIIETQAGDVSAFVPTNVISITDGQIFLESNLFNAGIRPAVNPGISVSRVGGAAQTKIMKKLSGGIRTALAQYRELAAFSQFASDLDDATRKQLNHGQKVTELLKQKQYAPMSVAQQALVLFAAERGYLEDVELAKIGDFEAALMAYVDREQGELMQQINQTGAYNDDIEGKLKGILDTFKATQSW; translated from the coding sequence ATGCAACTGAATTCCACCGAAATCAGCGAACTGATCAAGCAGCGCATTGCTCAGTTCAATGTAGTGAGCGAAGCTCACAATGAAGGTACCATCGTTTCCGTCAGCGACGGGATCATCCGCGTACACGGCCTGGCCGAAGTCATGCAGGGTGAAATGATCGCGCTGCCCGGCAACCGTTTCGCCATCGCCCTGAACCTGGAACGCGACTCCGTCGGCGCCGTGGTCATGGGGCCGTATGCGGATCTGGCCGAAGGCATGAAAGTCAAATGCACCGGGCGTATTCTGGAAGTGCCGGTCGGCCGTGGCCTGCTTGGCCGCGTGGTCAATACCCTGGGTGCGCCCATCGACGGTAAAGGCCCGCTGGAGCACGACGGCTTCTCCGCCGTTGAAGCCATTGCGCCGGGCGTTATCGAACGTCAGTCGGTCGATGAACCGGTACAGACCGGTTATAAATCCGTCGACGCCATGATTCCTATCGGCCGCGGTCAGCGCGAGCTGATTATCGGCGACCGTCAGACCGGGAAATCGGCGCTGGCCATCGACGCCATCATCAACCAGCGCGACAGCGGCATCAAATGTATCTATGTCGCCATCGGCCAGAAAGCGTCCACTATCGCCAATGTGGTGCGTAAGCTGGAAGAGCACGGCGCGCTGGCGAACACCATCGTGGTCGTCGCCACCGCATCCGAATCCGCCGCATTGCAGTATCTGGCGCCGTATGCCGGTTGCGCCATGGGCGAATACTTCCGCGATCGCGGCGAAGACGCGCTGATCATTTATGATGATCTTTCCAAGCAGGCCGTGGCGTATCGCCAAATCTCCCTGCTGCTTCGCCGTCCGCCCGGCCGTGAAGCCTATCCCGGCGACGTGTTCTACCTGCACTCCCGTTTGCTGGAGCGCGCTTCCCGCGTTAACGCGGAATACGTTGAAAACTACACCAAGGGCGAAGTGAAGGGCAAAACCGGTTCGTTAACCGCGCTGCCTATCATCGAAACCCAGGCAGGTGACGTTTCCGCCTTCGTTCCGACCAACGTGATTTCCATCACCGATGGTCAGATCTTCCTGGAATCGAACCTGTTCAACGCCGGTATCCGTCCCGCCGTTAACCCGGGGATTTCGGTTTCCCGCGTCGGCGGCGCCGCCCAGACCAAGATCATGAAAAAACTGTCCGGCGGTATCCGTACCGCGCTGGCGCAGTATCGTGAATTGGCCGCTTTCTCCCAGTTCGCCTCCGACCTGGATGACGCGACCCGCAAGCAGCTGAATCACGGTCAGAAAGTGACCGAACTGCTGAAGCAGAAACAGTATGCGCCGATGTCGGTCGCCCAGCAGGCGCTGGTACTGTTCGCGGCGGAACGCGGTTATCTGGAAGATGTCGAGCTGGCGAAAATCGGCGATTTTGAAGCCGCGCTGATGGCCTACGTGGACCGCGAGCAGGGCGAATTGATGCAACAAATCAACCAGACCGGCGCTTATAACGATGATATCGAAGGCAAGCTGAAAGGCATTCTCGATACCTTCAAAGCAACCCAGTCCTGGTAA
- the atpG gene encoding F0F1 ATP synthase subunit gamma translates to MAGAKEIRSKIASVQNTQKITKAMEMVAASKMRKTQERMASSRPYAETMRKVIGHLALGNLEYKHPYLDERDVKRVGYLVVATDRGLAGGLNINLFKKLLADMKEWNGKGVETELALIGSKAVSFFNSVGSKVVAQVTGMGDNPTLSELIGPVKVMLQAYDEGRLDKLYIVSNKFVNTMSQVPQILQILPLPPAEEADLKTKSWDYLYEPDPKTLLDTLLRRYVESQVYQGVVENLASEQAARMVAMKAATDNGGSLIKELQLVYNKARQTSITQELTEIVSGAAAV, encoded by the coding sequence ATGGCCGGCGCAAAAGAGATACGTAGTAAGATTGCAAGCGTCCAGAATACGCAAAAGATCACCAAAGCGATGGAAATGGTCGCCGCCTCCAAAATGCGTAAAACTCAGGAACGCATGGCGTCCAGCCGTCCTTATGCAGAAACGATGCGCAAAGTGATTGGTCACCTTGCACTGGGTAATCTGGAATACAAACACCCCTACCTGGACGAGCGCGACGTAAAGCGCGTGGGTTACCTGGTGGTGGCCACCGACCGCGGTCTGGCGGGCGGCCTGAACATTAATTTGTTCAAAAAGCTGCTGGCGGACATGAAAGAGTGGAACGGGAAAGGCGTGGAAACCGAACTGGCGCTGATTGGCTCCAAGGCGGTGTCTTTCTTCAATTCGGTCGGTAGCAAAGTGGTTGCTCAGGTGACGGGCATGGGGGACAACCCCACGCTGTCAGAATTGATCGGGCCGGTAAAGGTTATGCTACAGGCCTATGACGAAGGCCGCCTGGACAAGCTCTATATTGTCAGCAACAAATTTGTCAATACCATGTCCCAGGTGCCGCAGATTTTGCAAATCCTGCCTCTGCCGCCAGCGGAAGAAGCGGATTTAAAGACCAAATCCTGGGATTATCTGTATGAACCCGATCCCAAAACGCTGCTGGATACCCTGCTGCGTCGTTATGTGGAATCGCAGGTTTATCAGGGCGTCGTTGAAAACCTGGCCAGCGAACAGGCCGCGCGTATGGTAGCGATGAAAGCCGCAACGGACAACGGCGGCAGCCTGATTAAAGAGCTGCAACTTGTTTACAATAAGGCTCGACAGACCAGCATCACTCAGGAACTCACCGAAATCGTCTCGGGAGCCGCCGCGGTTTAG
- the atpD gene encoding F0F1 ATP synthase subunit beta — translation MATGNVIQVIGAVVDVEFPQDAVPKVYNALEVENGAAKLVLEVEQQLGGGVVRCIAMGSSDGLRRGLKVTDLERAIEVPVGKATLGRIMNVLGEPVDMKGDIGEEERWSIHRPAPSYEELASSQDLLETGIKVIDLMCPFAKGGKVGLFGGAGVGKTVNMMELIRNIAIEHSGYSVFAGVGERTREGNDFYHEMTDSNVIDKVSLVYGQMNEPPGNRLRVALTGLTMAEKFRDEGRDVLLFIDNIYRYTLAGTEVSALLGRMPSAVGYQPTLAEEMGVLQERITSTKTGSITSVQAVYVPADDLTDPSPATTFAHLDATVVLSRQIASLGIYPAVDPLDSTSRQLDPLVVGQEHYDVARGVQSILQRYQELKDIIAILGMDELSEDDKLVVSRARKIQRFLSQPFFVAEVFTGSPGKYVALKDTIRGFKGIMDGEYDHLPEQAFYMVGSIDEAVEKGKKL, via the coding sequence ATGGCTACTGGAAATGTTATCCAGGTTATCGGCGCCGTGGTCGACGTCGAGTTCCCGCAAGACGCCGTACCCAAGGTGTACAACGCGCTTGAAGTGGAAAACGGCGCCGCGAAATTGGTGCTGGAAGTAGAACAACAGCTGGGCGGCGGCGTCGTCCGCTGCATCGCGATGGGCTCCTCCGACGGTTTGCGTCGCGGCCTGAAAGTGACCGATCTCGAACGCGCGATTGAAGTGCCGGTGGGTAAAGCTACCCTGGGCCGCATCATGAACGTGCTGGGCGAGCCGGTCGACATGAAGGGCGATATCGGCGAGGAAGAACGCTGGTCAATTCACCGCCCGGCGCCGAGCTATGAAGAGCTGGCCAGTTCCCAGGATTTGCTGGAAACCGGTATCAAGGTTATCGACCTGATGTGTCCGTTCGCCAAGGGCGGTAAAGTCGGCCTGTTCGGCGGCGCCGGCGTGGGCAAGACCGTTAACATGATGGAGCTTATCCGCAACATCGCTATCGAACACTCCGGTTATTCCGTGTTCGCCGGCGTGGGTGAACGTACCCGTGAAGGTAATGACTTCTATCATGAAATGACCGACTCCAACGTTATCGATAAGGTTTCGCTGGTGTATGGCCAGATGAACGAGCCGCCGGGCAACCGTCTGCGCGTAGCGCTGACCGGCCTGACCATGGCGGAGAAATTCCGTGATGAGGGTCGTGACGTTCTGCTGTTTATCGACAACATCTACCGTTATACCCTGGCCGGGACCGAAGTGTCCGCGCTGCTTGGCCGTATGCCGTCCGCGGTAGGCTACCAGCCGACGCTGGCGGAGGAAATGGGCGTGTTGCAGGAGCGTATCACCTCCACCAAAACCGGGTCTATCACCTCGGTGCAGGCAGTCTACGTCCCCGCGGATGACTTGACCGACCCGTCGCCGGCGACCACCTTCGCCCACCTTGACGCAACCGTGGTTCTGAGCCGTCAAATCGCCTCTCTGGGGATTTACCCGGCGGTTGACCCGCTCGACTCCACCAGCCGTCAGCTGGATCCGTTAGTGGTAGGCCAGGAGCATTATGATGTGGCGCGCGGCGTGCAGTCCATTCTCCAGCGCTATCAGGAGCTGAAAGACATCATCGCTATCCTCGGCATGGACGAGCTGTCCGAAGATGACAAGCTGGTGGTATCGCGCGCGCGTAAGATTCAGCGCTTCCTGTCCCAGCCATTCTTCGTGGCGGAAGTGTTCACCGGCTCGCCCGGTAAGTACGTGGCGTTGAAAGACACGATCCGTGGCTTTAAAGGCATCATGGACGGTGAATACGATCATCTGCCGGAACAGGCGTTCTACATGGTGGGTTCCATCGACGAAGCCGTGGAAAAAGGCAAGAAACTGTAA
- a CDS encoding F0F1 ATP synthase subunit epsilon — translation MAAKTYHLDVVSAEKQMFSGLVEKIQVTGSEGELGIFPGHAPLLTAIKPGMVRIVKEHGNEEYIYLSGGVLEVQPSTVTVLADTAIRGKDLDEARAMESKRKAEEHINNSHGDIDYAQASAELSKALAKLRVIELTKKAM, via the coding sequence ATGGCTGCAAAAACTTACCATCTGGATGTGGTCAGCGCCGAAAAACAGATGTTTTCCGGGCTGGTTGAGAAAATCCAGGTGACGGGTAGCGAGGGCGAATTGGGGATTTTCCCCGGTCACGCGCCGCTGCTCACCGCCATTAAGCCCGGTATGGTGCGTATCGTTAAAGAGCACGGCAACGAAGAGTATATCTACTTGTCCGGTGGTGTACTTGAAGTGCAGCCCAGTACGGTAACCGTACTGGCCGATACCGCCATTCGCGGCAAGGATCTTGACGAAGCGAGGGCGATGGAGTCCAAGCGCAAGGCGGAAGAGCATATCAATAACTCCCACGGTGATATTGATTATGCCCAGGCGTCTGCCGAGCTCTCCAAAGCGCTGGCGAAATTGCGGGTCATCGAACTGACCAAAAAAGCGATGTAA
- the glmU gene encoding bifunctional UDP-N-acetylglucosamine diphosphorylase/glucosamine-1-phosphate N-acetyltransferase GlmU, producing MSNRALSVVVLAAGKGSRMFSALPKVLHPLAGKALVQHVIDAATQLGAARIHLVYGHGGELLRERLARQDVPLNWVLQAEQRGTGHAVQQTLTDLRDEEDVLILYGDVPLISPDTLQRLLTARPEGGIGLLTVTLDNPEGYGRIVRTDGEVVGIVEQKDASEQQRQIKEINTGILVAGGGDLKRWLGQLTNHNAQGEFYLTDIIAMAWHEGRKINTVQPSRHSEVEGVNNRLQLARLERLFQQEQAERLLLAGVMLSDPMRFDLRGELRHGQDVSIDTNVILEGRVTLGNRVIIGTGCVLKNVVIGDDVVVSPYTVIEDARVAAHSTLGPFARLRPGSELEEGAHVGNFVEMKQARLGKGSKAGHLSYLGDAEIGAQVNIGAGTITCNYDGANKHKTVIGDNVFVGSDSQLVAPVTLGRGATIGAGTTVTRDVADGEMVISRIRQFPIANWTRPVKKK from the coding sequence ATGTCGAATCGAGCATTAAGCGTGGTTGTCCTTGCCGCCGGCAAGGGAAGTCGAATGTTTTCCGCCTTGCCCAAAGTGCTGCATCCCCTGGCCGGTAAAGCTCTGGTGCAACACGTTATAGATGCCGCAACCCAGCTGGGCGCGGCGCGCATCCATCTGGTCTACGGTCACGGCGGCGAATTGCTGCGTGAACGGCTCGCCCGCCAGGATGTCCCCCTGAATTGGGTCCTGCAGGCCGAGCAGCGCGGCACCGGCCATGCCGTACAGCAGACGCTGACGGACCTGCGCGACGAGGAAGATGTCTTGATCCTGTACGGCGATGTCCCGCTTATTTCTCCCGACACCTTGCAGCGCCTGCTGACGGCAAGGCCGGAGGGCGGTATTGGCCTGCTGACGGTAACGCTGGACAATCCCGAGGGCTATGGCCGTATCGTACGCACCGACGGCGAGGTGGTCGGTATTGTCGAGCAGAAAGACGCCAGCGAACAGCAGCGGCAAATTAAGGAAATCAACACCGGTATTCTGGTGGCTGGCGGCGGCGATTTGAAACGCTGGCTGGGGCAGTTAACCAACCATAACGCGCAGGGCGAGTTCTATTTGACGGACATTATCGCCATGGCCTGGCACGAAGGCCGAAAAATCAATACGGTGCAGCCCTCGCGGCATAGCGAAGTCGAAGGGGTGAATAACCGGCTACAGCTTGCGCGTCTGGAGCGGCTATTTCAGCAAGAGCAGGCGGAGCGTCTTTTGCTGGCCGGTGTGATGCTGTCCGATCCGATGCGTTTCGATTTGCGCGGCGAACTGCGTCACGGACAGGATGTCTCCATCGACACCAACGTCATCCTTGAGGGCCGGGTGACGCTCGGCAACCGGGTGATAATTGGTACCGGTTGCGTCCTGAAAAATGTGGTCATCGGTGATGATGTGGTCGTTAGCCCGTATACCGTTATCGAAGACGCCCGCGTGGCGGCGCACAGTACTCTCGGTCCCTTCGCCCGACTGCGCCCCGGCAGCGAGCTGGAGGAGGGCGCGCACGTGGGGAATTTTGTCGAGATGAAACAGGCCCGCCTGGGCAAAGGGTCGAAAGCCGGCCATCTTAGCTACCTCGGGGACGCCGAGATAGGGGCACAGGTCAATATCGGCGCCGGTACCATCACCTGTAATTATGATGGCGCTAACAAGCATAAAACCGTGATCGGCGACAATGTCTTCGTCGGCTCCGATAGCCAACTGGTGGCGCCGGTAACCCTTGGCCGCGGCGCCACCATCGGCGCCGGCACGACCGTTACGCGCGATGTGGCCGACGGCGAAATGGTCATCAGTCGGATCCGTCAGTTTCCCATTGCCAACTGGACGCGACCGGTGAAGAAAAAATGA